One part of the Streptomyces nigra genome encodes these proteins:
- a CDS encoding TetR/AcrR family transcriptional regulator, translating to MVTSHRTAAPARAVSPRRRGAVLERAILDAALEQLSTVGWNGLTMEGVAASAQTGKAAVYRRWPSKEDLVADALRAGLPSLDSAPDLGSVREDLLELCRLARDAMFSRPGFALRAVIHECEDIQAERFHTVIFEGLVEPTIRLLREVIVRGIERGEVREDAVNGYVCDAIPAMMMYRSKVCGSEWGDRDLEEMIDQLMVPLLRRSDA from the coding sequence ATGGTTACCTCGCACCGGACGGCCGCCCCCGCTCGGGCGGTGTCCCCGCGCCGACGCGGTGCGGTGCTCGAACGGGCGATCCTCGACGCCGCGTTGGAGCAGCTCAGCACCGTCGGCTGGAACGGGCTGACGATGGAGGGCGTCGCGGCGTCCGCCCAGACCGGGAAGGCCGCCGTGTACCGCCGCTGGCCCTCCAAGGAGGATCTCGTCGCCGACGCGCTGCGTGCCGGGCTGCCGTCGCTCGACTCGGCTCCCGACCTCGGGTCCGTGCGCGAGGATCTGCTCGAGCTGTGTCGGCTGGCGCGTGACGCGATGTTCTCGCGGCCCGGATTCGCCCTTCGTGCGGTCATTCACGAGTGTGAAGACATTCAGGCTGAGCGGTTCCATACCGTGATCTTCGAAGGGCTGGTCGAGCCGACGATACGGCTGCTGCGGGAGGTCATCGTCCGTGGGATCGAGCGGGGTGAGGTGCGTGAGGACGCGGTGAACGGCTATGTCTGCGACGCCATCCCGGCGATGATGATGTACCGGTCGAAGGTGTGCGGAAGCGAATGGGGGGACCGTGATCTCGAAGAGATGATCGACCAGCTGATGGTTCCGCTGCTGCGCAGGTCCGACGCTTGA
- a CDS encoding ADP-ribosylglycohydrolase family protein encodes MTADSSSDGRLERALASLRGLAVGDALGSQFFVPANYPLLKRRELPPGPWQWTDDTEMAGSVVVVLSTHHRIDQDALARSFAEHHDFDRGYGPAVNRLLRLIREGGDWRELSAALFNGQGSWGNGAAMRIAPLGAWYADDPEQATHQAEISAYPTHQHREAVVGAMAVAAAAALTAAPGGPPRPESLLDDVVALVPKSAVAAGLRRARDMLDYGDAATVAAVLGCGRRTTAHDTVPFALWSAARALGDYEEAFWTTAQVGGDMDTTCAIVGGVIGSGKAGTVPVEWERRTEALPGWVRAAV; translated from the coding sequence ATGACCGCTGATTCCTCCTCCGACGGGCGCCTGGAGCGCGCGCTCGCCAGTCTGCGCGGACTGGCGGTCGGGGACGCGCTGGGCTCGCAGTTCTTCGTCCCGGCGAACTATCCGCTGCTCAAGCGCCGCGAGCTGCCTCCCGGCCCCTGGCAGTGGACGGACGACACCGAGATGGCCGGTTCGGTCGTCGTCGTGCTCAGCACACACCACCGCATCGACCAGGACGCCCTCGCCCGCTCCTTCGCCGAGCACCATGACTTCGACCGGGGTTACGGGCCCGCCGTCAACCGGCTGCTGCGCCTGATCAGGGAGGGCGGCGACTGGCGCGAGCTGTCCGCCGCGCTGTTCAACGGGCAGGGCTCCTGGGGCAACGGCGCGGCGATGCGGATCGCCCCGCTGGGCGCCTGGTACGCCGACGACCCCGAGCAGGCCACCCACCAGGCCGAGATCTCGGCCTACCCCACGCATCAGCACCGTGAGGCGGTCGTCGGGGCCATGGCGGTCGCCGCCGCCGCGGCTCTCACCGCCGCGCCGGGCGGGCCGCCCCGCCCCGAGTCCCTGCTCGACGACGTCGTCGCCCTCGTCCCGAAGAGCGCGGTCGCCGCGGGCCTGCGCCGCGCCCGGGACATGCTCGACTACGGTGACGCGGCCACCGTCGCGGCCGTACTGGGCTGCGGCCGGCGGACGACGGCCCATGACACGGTGCCCTTCGCGCTCTGGTCGGCCGCGCGTGCCCTCGGTGACTACGAGGAGGCGTTCTGGACGACCGCCCAGGTCGGCGGCGACATGGACACGACCTGCGCGATCGTGGGCGGCGTGATCGGCTCGGGCAAGGCGGGGACCGTCCCGGTCGAGTGGGAGCGGCGGACCGAGGCATTGCCGGGGTGGGTGCGGGCGGCGGTGTAG
- a CDS encoding MFS transporter yields MQTHSPTPAPPPGGPASRPSHPGIALAVIAACQLMVVLDATIVNIALPDIQNALSFSTTNLTWVVSAYTLTFGGLLLLGGRAGDILGRRRVFIAGILLFTFASLLGGLAQEPWQLLAARVLQGMGGAIASPTSLALITTTFPEGPERNRAFGIFAAVSAGGGAIGLLAGGLLTDWLDWRWVLFVNVPIGVLIAAVAPRYINESERHPGRFDLTGALTSTLGMVALVYGFIRAASDGWRDSLTLGAFGAAVVLLAAFLYVESRAKEPITPLRMFADRNRSGTYLIMISLAAAMFGMFFYIVLFVQNVLGYSPIRAGLAFLPVTVVIAVGAGISQRLLPVLGPKPFLLTGTTLAAVGLAWQSLVDSGSSYVSGVLGPMLLFGLGMGLNFVTLTVTAVSGVASREAGAASALLNTTQQVGGALGLSILTTVFGTASRDEATEQVASFMAQATPEQKAAFAESGQLPAPWSHDVLSQGISTAFVPAAAMAVLAFVVAAVVVRVRKSDLEALSGTAGPTAG; encoded by the coding sequence ATACAGACCCACTCACCCACGCCCGCCCCACCGCCGGGCGGCCCTGCCTCCCGCCCGTCGCATCCGGGCATCGCCCTCGCGGTCATCGCGGCGTGCCAGCTGATGGTGGTGCTCGACGCCACGATCGTGAACATCGCCCTGCCCGACATCCAGAACGCGCTCAGCTTCTCCACGACCAACCTGACCTGGGTGGTCAGCGCCTACACCCTCACCTTCGGCGGCCTGCTGCTGCTCGGCGGGCGGGCCGGCGACATCCTCGGGCGCCGCCGGGTCTTCATCGCCGGCATCCTGCTCTTCACCTTCGCCTCGCTCCTCGGCGGACTCGCCCAGGAACCCTGGCAGTTGCTGGCCGCGCGCGTCCTGCAGGGCATGGGCGGCGCCATCGCCTCACCCACATCGCTCGCGCTCATCACCACGACGTTCCCCGAAGGCCCCGAACGCAACAGGGCGTTCGGCATCTTCGCGGCCGTCTCCGCGGGCGGCGGAGCGATCGGGCTCCTGGCCGGCGGTCTGCTCACCGACTGGCTCGACTGGCGGTGGGTCCTCTTCGTGAACGTGCCCATCGGCGTCCTCATCGCCGCCGTCGCGCCGCGCTACATCAACGAGTCCGAGCGCCACCCCGGCCGCTTCGACCTGACCGGCGCGCTCACCTCGACGCTCGGCATGGTCGCGCTGGTCTACGGCTTCATCCGGGCGGCGTCCGACGGCTGGCGGGACTCCCTGACACTCGGCGCGTTCGGCGCCGCCGTCGTCCTGCTCGCCGCGTTCCTGTACGTCGAGAGCCGCGCCAAGGAACCGATCACTCCGCTGCGGATGTTCGCCGACCGCAACCGCTCGGGCACGTACCTGATCATGATCAGCCTCGCCGCGGCGATGTTCGGCATGTTCTTCTACATCGTGCTGTTCGTGCAGAACGTGCTGGGCTACTCCCCCATCCGCGCCGGCCTGGCCTTCCTGCCCGTCACCGTCGTCATCGCCGTGGGCGCCGGGATATCGCAGCGGCTGCTGCCGGTGCTCGGCCCCAAGCCGTTCCTGCTGACCGGCACCACGCTCGCGGCCGTCGGTCTGGCCTGGCAGTCCCTGGTCGACTCGGGCAGCTCCTACGTCAGCGGGGTGCTCGGCCCGATGCTGCTGTTCGGCCTCGGCATGGGACTGAACTTCGTCACGCTCACCGTGACCGCCGTGTCCGGCGTCGCCTCGCGCGAGGCGGGTGCGGCCTCCGCCCTCCTCAACACGACACAGCAGGTCGGCGGCGCGCTCGGGCTGTCCATCCTCACGACGGTGTTCGGCACCGCCAGCCGCGACGAGGCGACCGAGCAGGTCGCGTCCTTCATGGCCCAGGCCACGCCGGAACAGAAGGCGGCGTTCGCCGAGTCCGGGCAACTGCCCGCCCCCTGGAGCCACGACGTGCTGTCCCAGGGCATCTCCACGGCCTTCGTCCCGGCGGCCGCGATGGCCGTCCTGGCGTTCGTGGTCGCCGCGGTCGTGGTGCGGGTCCGCAAGAGCGACCTGGAGGCTCTGTCCGGTACGGCGGGTCCGACGGCGGGCTGA
- a CDS encoding histidine phosphatase family protein codes for MARPRRIVLVRHGESTGNVDDTVYEREPDHALALTERGWRQAEETGKRLREVFGRERVSVYVSPYRRTHETLRAFHLDPELIRVREEPRLREQDWGNWQDCDDVRLQKAYRDAYGHFFYRFAQGESGADVYDRVGGFLESLFRSFEAPDHPPNVLLVTHGLAMRLFCMRWFHWTVAEFESLSNPGNAEMRMLVLGEDGKYTLDRPFDRWRDPEPYGITG; via the coding sequence ATGGCACGACCACGGCGCATCGTCCTTGTCCGGCACGGCGAGTCAACCGGCAATGTTGATGACACCGTTTACGAACGTGAACCCGATCATGCTCTCGCCCTCACCGAGCGGGGCTGGAGGCAGGCGGAGGAGACCGGCAAACGGCTGCGCGAGGTCTTCGGCCGCGAACGCGTCAGCGTCTACGTCTCCCCCTACCGCCGCACGCACGAGACGCTGCGGGCCTTCCACCTCGACCCCGAGCTGATACGCGTCCGCGAGGAGCCCCGCCTGCGGGAACAGGACTGGGGGAACTGGCAGGACTGCGACGACGTCCGCCTCCAGAAGGCGTACCGGGACGCCTACGGCCACTTCTTCTACCGCTTCGCGCAGGGCGAGTCCGGCGCCGACGTCTACGACCGGGTCGGTGGCTTCCTGGAAAGCCTCTTCCGCAGCTTCGAGGCCCCCGACCACCCCCCGAACGTGCTGCTCGTGACCCATGGCCTGGCCATGCGGCTGTTCTGCATGCGCTGGTTCCACTGGACGGTCGCCGAATTCGAGTCCCTGTCCAATCCGGGGAACGCGGAGATGCGGATGCTCGTTCTGGGGGAGGACGGCAAGTACACGCTTGACCGGCCGTTCGACCGCTGGCGTGACCCGGAGCCGTACGGGATCACCGGATAG
- a CDS encoding TerD family protein, with protein MNAISKSFRKVEISVKWDPSPAGQPPTDLDIVAATYPASDPYGDPAYVVHFDSRSPDGTIHLNRDSKDGQGFGWDEVLTVELDRLDSRYARVVVGVVIQQHPAQRTFVSVVKPALRIREGYTVLAEDDFGGVLGATAATVAEFVREGPTTWDFRPDVHGFEDDPATFTQTMGHRRS; from the coding sequence GTGAACGCCATCAGCAAGAGCTTCCGGAAGGTCGAGATCTCGGTCAAATGGGATCCGAGTCCGGCCGGGCAGCCGCCCACCGACCTGGACATAGTGGCCGCGACCTATCCGGCGAGCGACCCGTACGGCGATCCCGCCTACGTGGTCCACTTCGACAGCCGCTCGCCCGACGGCACGATCCATCTGAACCGGGACAGCAAGGACGGCCAGGGTTTCGGCTGGGACGAGGTGCTGACCGTGGAGCTCGACCGGCTCGACAGCCGGTACGCGCGCGTGGTGGTCGGCGTGGTGATCCAGCAGCACCCGGCGCAGCGGACCTTCGTCAGCGTCGTGAAGCCGGCCCTGCGCATCCGCGAGGGCTACACGGTCCTCGCCGAGGACGACTTCGGCGGCGTCCTCGGCGCCACGGCGGCGACGGTCGCGGAGTTCGTCCGCGAGGGCCCCACGACCTGGGACTTCCGCCCCGACGTACACGGCTTCGAGGACGACCCGGCGACCTTCACCCAGACGATGGGCCACCGCCGCAGCTGA
- a CDS encoding YdbC family protein: MLVKWIRCTVVDRRGFERGQRKWAGLLGEPGFRGQGGGWSRGRQGVAHVFSFWESRSFYDSFMARSHDRLAATQSGTFKDAQVKLFDYRFDVKTGFEPRFTDADLVRVAHCRVHEERAEHFMLMQEKVWNPAMAGSPGMIRGLFGEAPGPEFLVLSMWRSAAEHGKYRTERVERLALRAQTEADVAALTGDIVELEPTWTV; the protein is encoded by the coding sequence GTGCTGGTCAAGTGGATTCGCTGCACCGTGGTGGACCGCCGCGGTTTCGAGCGGGGGCAGCGGAAATGGGCGGGGCTTCTGGGGGAGCCGGGGTTCAGGGGGCAAGGCGGTGGATGGAGCCGGGGGCGGCAGGGCGTGGCGCATGTCTTCTCGTTCTGGGAGAGCCGCTCCTTCTACGACTCGTTCATGGCCCGGTCCCACGACCGCCTGGCCGCAACCCAGTCCGGCACGTTCAAGGACGCCCAGGTCAAGCTGTTCGACTACCGCTTCGACGTGAAGACCGGCTTCGAGCCGCGCTTCACCGACGCCGACCTGGTCCGGGTGGCCCACTGCCGGGTCCACGAGGAACGTGCCGAGCACTTCATGCTCATGCAGGAGAAGGTCTGGAACCCCGCGATGGCCGGGTCGCCGGGAATGATCCGCGGGCTGTTCGGCGAGGCGCCGGGCCCCGAGTTCCTGGTGCTGTCCATGTGGCGGTCGGCCGCCGAGCACGGAAAATATCGCACCGAGCGGGTGGAGCGGCTCGCCCTGCGGGCCCAGACGGAGGCCGACGTGGCCGCCCTCACCGGCGACATCGTGGAACTGGAGCCCACCTGGACGGTGTGA